GACCGGGTCGGGTTCTGCCTCGACACCTGCCACGCCTGGGCGGGCGGCATCGAGCTCGGCGACGCGGTCGAGCGGATCCGCGCCATCACCGGCCGCATCGACCTGGTCCACGCCAACGACTCGCGCGACGCCTTCGACTCCGGCGCCGACCGGCACGCCAACTTCGGCCAGGGCCACCTGCCGCCCGACGAGTTCGCCGCGGTGGTCCGCGAGGCCGGCGCCCCGGTGATCTGCGAGACGCCCGGCGGTGCCGCCGAGCACGCCGCCGACTTCGCCTGGCTGCGCGAGCGCCTCTGACCCGGGTCCCCGCGCTCGAGGAGAGCGCGGCGAGGGCGCGGGCGACGGCGATCGGGAAAACCTGTCAAGAAAGTTCTGACACGGGTGCAACCAAAGCGGTGCGAGCGGCGTCTGTACCGGTGAAGGGACCAGACACGTACGGGGGTCGTGTCTGGTCCCTTGTAGCCTCTCCGGAGTGACGACCCGCCTGACGCTCCGCCCGATCTCCGCGCAGGAGCACCGCGACTTCATCGCCGGCCAGTCGTCCGCCAGCTTCCTCCAGACACCCGCGTGGGCGTCGGTGAAGGCGGAGTGGCGCTCGGAGTCGGTCGGCTGGCACGACGGCGACACGCTGGTCGGCGTCGGCCTCGTGCTCTACCGCCAGCTGCCGAAGGTGAAGCGCTACCTCGCCTACCTCCCCGAGGGCCCGGTCATCGACTGGGCCGACGACGACCTCGCCGCCTGGCTGGCCCCGCTGGTGTCGCACCTGAAGGCCAACGGCGCCTTCGCGGTGCGGATGGGTCCGCCCGTGGTGACCCGCCGCTGGTCGGCCGAGCAGGTCAAGGCCGGCATCGCCGACCCGGCCGTACGCCGCCTCGGCGACGTCCCGCCGCTCGAGCGCTGCCAGCAGGGTGCCCGGGTGGTCGCCCAGCTGCACGAGCTCGGGTGGCAGCAGCAGGGCACCGAGGGCGGCTTCGCGGCCGGCCAGCCGCAGTTCAACTTCCAGGTCCCGCTGGTCGGTGACGACGGCGCGCCGCGCACCGAGGCGGACGTGCTCGCCGGGATGAACCAGCTGTGGCGGCGCAACATCAAGAAGGCCGACAAGTCGGGGGTCGAGGTGCGTCGTGGCGGTCCCGAGGACCTCGAGGCGTTCCACGCCCTCTACGCCCACACCGCCGAGCGCGACCACTTCACCCCGCGCCCGCTGTCCTACTTCCGCACGATGGTCGACGCGCTCGGCGCCGAGGACCCCGACCGGATCCAGCTCTGGCTGGCCCGCCACGAGGGCGACCTCGTGGCGGCCACCATCGCGATCCGCGTCGGCACGCACGCTTGGTACTCCTACGGCGCCTCCTCGACCGAGAAGCGCGAGGTCCGCGGCTCCAACGCCGTGCAGTGGGCCATGATCCGCCACGCCCTCGCGGCGGGGGCCGCCGTCTACGACCTGCGCGGCATCACCGAGACCCTCGACGCCGACGACCCGCACGTCGGGCTGATCCAGTTCAAGGTCGGCACCGGCGGCCAGGCGGTCGAGCACGCCGGCGAGTGGGACCTGCCGCTCAACCGGGCGATCTACAAGGCGTTCCAGCTCTACCTGGCCCGGAGGGGGTGACGACGTGAGCCTCACCCTGACCGTCGACGGCGCGCGCTGGCGCGCCCACCTCCTCGCCACCGCCACCCGGAGCCCCGGCCTGGTCCCGGTGGCCAAGGGCAACGGCTACGGCCTGTCGCTCGGGCGCCTCGCCCGCCGGGCCCAGTGGCTGGCCGACCACGTCGCCGAGACCGGCGCCCCCCTCGACCTGCTCGCGGTCGGCACCTACGACGAGCTCGGCGAGGTGACCCCGCGCTACGACGGCGACGTCCTGGTGATGACCCCGTGGCGGCCCTTCGGCGCCGCCCTCGACCTCGACGACCGCACGGCCGCCCGGGTGGTGCACACGGTCAGCCGGCCCGACGACCTCGCCGCGCTGCGCGAGCGGCACCCGTCCGCCCGGTTCGTCCTCGAGCAGCTCACCTCGATGCGGCGCCACGGCATGACCCGGCGCGAGCTCGAGGCGGCGGCCCAGGCGCTCGGGACCGCGCGCAGCGGCCTGCGCGGCGTCGCGCTCCACCTGCCGCTGGGCACCACCTCCCACCTCGGCGAGGTGAGCCGGCTGGTCAACGACGTGGTGGCCTCCGGGCTGCCCACCCGCACGGTCTACGTCTCGCACCTCACGCACGCCGAGATGGGCACGCTCTCCAGCCGCTACCCGGACTTCACGATCCGCCCGCGGATCGGGACCGACCTCTGGCTCGGCGACCGCGGCGCGCTGCGGGTCACCGCCACGGTGCTCGACGTGCACCCGGTCGAGCGGGGCGACGTGTTCGGCTACCGCGGCCGCAGCGCCCCCAAGAGCGGGCACATCGTCGTGGTCAGCGGCGGCACCGCCCACGGCATCGGGCTCGAGGCACCCACCGGTGACCAGTCGCTGCGGGCGCGGGCCGCCACGCTGGCCCGCGGCGGCATGGACGCCGCCGGCTTCGTCCGCTCGCCGTTCTCCATCGACGGCAAGCAGCGGCTGTTCGCCGAGCCGCCGCACATGCAGGCGTCGATGCTGTTCCTGCCCTCAGGCGCGCGCACGCCCCGCATCGGTGAGCAGGTCGACGTCCGGGTGCGGTTCACCGCCACCGACGTCGACCGCGTCGTCGTCGACTGACGCGTCGGCCAGGACCGCCACCACCAGCCACAGCAGCCCCACCGTGCGGACCAGCACGGCCAGCCAGTAGGCCCGTACGTCGTCGGTCACGGTCGGCTCGATCGCCCCGCCGACGTACCAGCCGGTGACCACCCAGCTCACCACCTCGCAGGCCTGCCACACCAGCAGGTCGCGCCAGCGGCGCACCGCGAGGGCGGCGAGCGGCAGCACGACCAGGCCCAGCTCGGGTGCCGCCGAGCCGGACACGAGGATCGCCGCCACCAGCAGGACCAGCCCCGCGCCGGCGGCGGTGCGCGGTCCGCGGCGACCGGTCCGGGCCACCATCCACGCGACCGCGGCGGCGGCCAGGGCCAGCACCGCGACGGCGACGACGGTGCGGGTGGTGCGCGACGGGGTGTGGCCGGCCTGCTGGAGGACCAGCCAGAGCGAGCCGACGTCGGCCCGCTCGAGGTCGGCGCGCCCCGGGACGGTGACCACGACGTACGCCGCCGCCGCGGCGAGCACCGCGTCGAACCGGTCCCGCAGCCCGGCCCGGCCGTCGCGGCGGCCGACGGCGAGGACACCGGCGAGGGCCACCGCGACCGGCAGGGCCACCGCCGCGCCGATCCCGGCGCCGACGCCGGCGAGCCAGGGCCGCCCGGTGGTCCACCCCCAGAGCAGGACCGCGACGCCGACCGCGGCGAGCGCCTCCCACGACAGCCAGTGGACGACCAGGACGGGCGCCATCGCCCAGCCGGCCGCTGCCCACGGCCGCCGCGGGTCGACCCGCGCGAGGAGAGCGGTGGCGAGCAGGAGGAGCGGCGCGAGCAGGAGCGCGAGGCCGACCGCCGTCGCGACGGTGCCCGACCCCGGGACCAGCCCCGCGACGCGCTCCAGCAACCCCGTCACCTCGGGCGGGCCGGCCGAGGTCACCGGCCGGCCGGCGAGCGCGGTCCAGCAGAGCTCGGCGTAGGGCTGCTCCTCGTTGCCCCACCCGGACGGCACGCAGGCCGACTTGCTGACCATCCCCGCCGCGAGCGCGACGCCGGTGGCGCCGAGCAGGATGCGGGTGGGGGTCCACCACGGGTGGGTCCCGGCGTGCTCGCCGAGGGGTCCGCCGACGACCTCCGAGAGCCGGGCCGCGGTCGGGTCGGCCCGGGTCGGCGACTCCACCGCGGTCTCGTCCATCGCGGCGTCAGGGTCGGACGTCGGCACCCGGCCGCGCGGCCTGCCGCGGCGTCGTCGTCGGCGGCGGGGTCTCGGTCGGCGTGGTCGGGACCGGCGTGGTCGGGACCGGCGTGGTCGGCACGGGCGTGGTCGGCACGGGCGTCGTCGGGACCGGCGTCGTCGGGACCGGCGTGGTCGGCGTCTCCGTCGGGCTGGGCGTCTCCGTCGGGCTCGGCGTCTCGGTCGGCGTGATCGTCACGCCGCCGGTCGGCTTCTTCGTCGGCGAGGGCTTCGGCGGCGGCGGGGGCGGCGGGACGTACTCGTGGCCGTCCTCGGGCGCGTCGCCGTCGACGTAGGCCGGCTCCGGGAAGTCCTCGACCTCCATGCCCTCCATGACCTTGCCCATGATCGAGGTCCAGGTCTTGGCGGGGTAGTTGCCGCCGAAGTAGCCCGAGCGGCCGTCGGAGCTCGTCGGCAGCCACAGGTCGGCGCCGTCCGGGCGCAGCTCGTCGAGCGACTCGCGGCCCTTGCCGCGGACGTACATCACCGCGGTCGAGACCTGCGGGGTGAAGCCGACGAACCACGAGGACGACACGCCGCCGTCGTCGTTGGTGGCGGTGCCGGTCTTGCCGGCGGCCGGGCGGCCGAGCGCGAGCGCCTCGGAGCCGGAGCCCGACTGGACGACCTGCTCGAGGGCGTAGGTCACGTCGGAGGTGATGTCCTCGTCGACCGTCCGCTTGCTGCGCGGCTGGGCCTCGTAGATCGTCTCGCCCTCCTTGTTGACGACCTTCTGCACGACGTGGACCTCGTTGCGGCTGCCGCCGTTGGCGAGGGTGGCGTAGGCGTTGGCCATGTTGATCGGGCTGACCTGCGCGGTGCCGAGCGTGACGCCGACGTTGTCCTGCAGGTCGCTCGAGGCGCGCGGGATGCCCCACGACGCGCCGTCGTTGCCCGGGATGCCGAGGTCCTCGGCGGCCTGGATGACCTTCTGCGGGCCGTCGTCCATCGAGTCGACCATGTCGACGAAGGCGGTGTTCACCGAGTTCTCGGTGGCGGTGATCATCGAGACGGCCGAGCCGTAGTCCTCGTCGCCCTGGTTCTCGAACTCGGTGCCGGCGATGTCGATGGGGCTGTTGCCCTCGAAGGTGTCGTTGAGCGAGAAGCCGTCGCGGATCGCGGCGACGTCGGTCGCGGCCTTCATCGTCGAGCCGGCCATGCCGCCGGCGACGGCCCAGTTGATCTGCGAGTCGAGGTAGTCCTGGCCGCCGTAGAAGCCGAGCAGGGCGCCGGTCCGGGTGTCGACGGTGGCGGCGCCGATGTGCAGGTCGGCGTTGCCGGCCTCACCGGGCATGCCGGCGTCGGGGCGCTGCTCGTCGACCGACGCCTGGATCTCGCTCATCACCTGGGGGTCGAACGTCGTGGTGATCCGCAGGCCGCCGCCGTCGATCTCCTCCTCCGAGGCGATGCCGCGCGCGAGCAGCTCCTTCTTGACCAGCGCCAGCATGTGGCCCTTCTGGCCGCCGAACTGGCTCTGCGCCGCGATCTTGGGGAACTTGGGCAGCCGCTTGAGCGCGGTGTCGCGCTGGTCGGCGGTGATGGTGCCCATCTTCTCCATGGAGTCCAGGACGTACTCGTAGCGCCCCTTGAGGTCCTCCTTGGCCTCCTTGCCGTTCGCCGGGTCGTACTGCTGGGGGTTGTTGAGCACCGTCGCCAGCACCGCGGACTCGCGCAGGTTGAGCTCGGAGGCCGGGTGGTCGAAGTAGGCCTCGGAGGCGGCCTGGATGCCGTAGGCGCCGCGGCCGAAGTAGATGGTGTTGAGGTAGCCCTCGAGGACTTCCTTCTTGCTGAGCTGCTGCTGGATCTTGAGCGAGACGATCGCTTCCTTGATCTTGCGCTTGTAGCTCTGCTCGCTGGTCAGGTAGAGGATCTTCACGTACTGCTGGGTGATCGTCGACGCGCCCTGGCGGGCGTTGCCGCGCGCGTTGGAGAACAGCGCGCGCAGGATGCCCTTGGGGTCGATGCCCTTGTCGGTCCAGAAGGTCTGGTTCTCGGCCGCGACCACCGCGTCCTGGATCGTGTCCGGCATCTCCGCGAGCGGGATCGACTCGCGGTTCTGGTCCTCGTAGTACGTCCCGAGCTCCTGCTTGCCGTCCTGGTAGTAGACGAAGGTCGTCTGCGCCTGGAACGCGGAGTTCGGCGTCGGGATCGAGATGGCCTGGTAGAGCACCACCACGACACCCGCGAGCACGAGGGCGCCGACGACGCCGAGGATCGCGACGATCTTCGCGACCTTGGCGAGGCGCTGGCGCGGAGTGCGGCGGGGCTTCGGTCGACGCTTCTGTGCCGGACCGATGGCCCTCCTCTTCTTCGCAGTCACCCGGAAAGGGTACGGGTGGCGCTCGGAGATCCCTGATTCGTCGTTCTCGGATATATCGGTACGATAGATCGCATGGCACGCCGTGGTGACACCATCGAGCTCGCAGTCCTCGGACTGCTGCACGAGGGACCCATGCACGGCTACGAGCTGCGCAAGCGGCTCAACCTGATGCTGGGGTGGGGCCGGGTGCTGTCCTACGGCTCGCTCTACCCGGCACTGAAGAAGATGCTGCGCGCCGCCCTCATCACCGAGGCCGCGACGACGACCACCACGACGAGCCGCCGTCCGCGGATCGTCTACGAGGTCACCGAGGCGGGGCACGAGGAGTTCCACCGCCTCATGTCGGAGGTCGGTCCCACCGCGTGGGAGGACGACAACTTCGACATCCGGTTCGCCTTCTTCTCCTCCACCGACATGGAGATCCGCCTGCGCGTCCTCGAGGGACGTCGC
Above is a genomic segment from Nocardioides okcheonensis containing:
- a CDS encoding alanine racemase → MSLTLTVDGARWRAHLLATATRSPGLVPVAKGNGYGLSLGRLARRAQWLADHVAETGAPLDLLAVGTYDELGEVTPRYDGDVLVMTPWRPFGAALDLDDRTAARVVHTVSRPDDLAALRERHPSARFVLEQLTSMRRHGMTRRELEAAAQALGTARSGLRGVALHLPLGTTSHLGEVSRLVNDVVASGLPTRTVYVSHLTHAEMGTLSSRYPDFTIRPRIGTDLWLGDRGALRVTATVLDVHPVERGDVFGYRGRSAPKSGHIVVVSGGTAHGIGLEAPTGDQSLRARAATLARGGMDAAGFVRSPFSIDGKQRLFAEPPHMQASMLFLPSGARTPRIGEQVDVRVRFTATDVDRVVVD
- a CDS encoding PadR family transcriptional regulator; translated protein: MARRGDTIELAVLGLLHEGPMHGYELRKRLNLMLGWGRVLSYGSLYPALKKMLRAALITEAATTTTTTSRRPRIVYEVTEAGHEEFHRLMSEVGPTAWEDDNFDIRFAFFSSTDMEIRLRVLEGRRSRLQERLARVQAELERTQAEVDRYAGELQRHGVESVEREVRWLSDLIRAERGDDTPAAPPTSQQSS
- a CDS encoding transglycosylase domain-containing protein, which encodes MTAKKRRAIGPAQKRRPKPRRTPRQRLAKVAKIVAILGVVGALVLAGVVVVLYQAISIPTPNSAFQAQTTFVYYQDGKQELGTYYEDQNRESIPLAEMPDTIQDAVVAAENQTFWTDKGIDPKGILRALFSNARGNARQGASTITQQYVKILYLTSEQSYKRKIKEAIVSLKIQQQLSKKEVLEGYLNTIYFGRGAYGIQAASEAYFDHPASELNLRESAVLATVLNNPQQYDPANGKEAKEDLKGRYEYVLDSMEKMGTITADQRDTALKRLPKFPKIAAQSQFGGQKGHMLALVKKELLARGIASEEEIDGGGLRITTTFDPQVMSEIQASVDEQRPDAGMPGEAGNADLHIGAATVDTRTGALLGFYGGQDYLDSQINWAVAGGMAGSTMKAATDVAAIRDGFSLNDTFEGNSPIDIAGTEFENQGDEDYGSAVSMITATENSVNTAFVDMVDSMDDGPQKVIQAAEDLGIPGNDGASWGIPRASSDLQDNVGVTLGTAQVSPINMANAYATLANGGSRNEVHVVQKVVNKEGETIYEAQPRSKRTVDEDITSDVTYALEQVVQSGSGSEALALGRPAAGKTGTATNDDGGVSSSWFVGFTPQVSTAVMYVRGKGRESLDELRPDGADLWLPTSSDGRSGYFGGNYPAKTWTSIMGKVMEGMEVEDFPEPAYVDGDAPEDGHEYVPPPPPPPKPSPTKKPTGGVTITPTETPSPTETPSPTETPTTPVPTTPVPTTPVPTTPVPTTPVPTTPVPTTPTETPPPTTTPRQAARPGADVRP
- a CDS encoding lipid II:glycine glycyltransferase FemX, with product MTTRLTLRPISAQEHRDFIAGQSSASFLQTPAWASVKAEWRSESVGWHDGDTLVGVGLVLYRQLPKVKRYLAYLPEGPVIDWADDDLAAWLAPLVSHLKANGAFAVRMGPPVVTRRWSAEQVKAGIADPAVRRLGDVPPLERCQQGARVVAQLHELGWQQQGTEGGFAAGQPQFNFQVPLVGDDGAPRTEADVLAGMNQLWRRNIKKADKSGVEVRRGGPEDLEAFHALYAHTAERDHFTPRPLSYFRTMVDALGAEDPDRIQLWLARHEGDLVAATIAIRVGTHAWYSYGASSTEKREVRGSNAVQWAMIRHALAAGAAVYDLRGITETLDADDPHVGLIQFKVGTGGQAVEHAGEWDLPLNRAIYKAFQLYLARRG